The Candidatus Phytoplasma asteris DNA segment TGAAATAATTAAAAAAATTAGTGATTCTTTAATTAAAATTACTGTAATGGAAAATAATTTTTTAGTAATTAAAACTAGTTTTTGTGAATATAAATTAAAATTAATGGATGTTTGTGATTTTTTAGAACTTGATTTTTCTTTCCAAAAATTAGATTCTTTTCAAATTGAAACTCATTTTTTAAAAAATATGATTAAAGAAATAAATATTTCTACTTCTAAAAATGAAAAAAGACCTATTTTAATGGGACTTAACTTGATTTATCAAAATAACCTTTTAAAAGCTTGTGCTACTGATTCTTTTCGAATGAGTCAAAAAAAAATCAATCTAGATATTGAATATCACAATTTTAATATTGTTATTCCTAATAAAAGTTTAGAAGAATTAAGTAAAATATTAGAACATTGTCAAAGTAAATATTTAAAAATTTATTCTGATACTCAAAAAATCTTTTTAGAAATTGATAATTTATGGTTTCAAACTTCACTTTTAGAAGGAAATTATCCCCAAATTCAAGAAATTAAACTTACAAATTTTCCTTTTTCTATTCATTTAAATAAAGATGATTTAATGAAAGCCTTAGAAAGAGTTTCATTGTTGTTTTCCAAAGAACAAATAAGTACTAATGTTATTAAATTTATTTTAACTAAACAAAATTCAATTGAAATTTCTTCTTCTAGTGAAAGTTTGGGAACTGCTTTGGAAAAAATTATTCCTTTAAAAGTTAGTGCAAATAGTTTCCAAATTGCTTTTAATGCTAAATATTTAGAAGATGTTTTAAAAGTTTTATCAGTTAAAGAAGTAGTTTTTTATTTTGATAATCCCTTAAAACCATTTATTATTACTACTTTGGAAAAAGATAGTTCTATTCATTTGATTCTGCCTATTCCTTTCGAAAATGATTGATATTGTTATATAATGGCAAGATAATAAAAAGAACAGTGTTAATCTTAATTGTCTAAATAAATGAAACAGTTAGTTATTAATTACTACAAATGATTTAATATTTAAACCAATATATTTCTTTTAGTTCTTTTTCAATTTCTTTTTTAAGGTTTTTAATGCATTGTTTTAATATATTTTGTTTATTTTGTTGGTTATAATTTTTGTTATCTTCTGTTACTTTTTCTTTGCTCCAAGTTAAAAATTAACTATACTCTCTTTCAATGTTTGGAAATATGTTTTTTTCATTTCTTGTTTCATATTTAGCTACACAATTATCCCATGACATGCTTTTTAAATCATTTAATATTTCTTCAATAATTCTATCAAATTGAATTTGGGTAATCTCTTTGCGATTACTTTCAAATGTATTTAATGTATTTGTATTTTGTTTTGTTTCTGGTTTTGGATCTTGCCAAAAAGTTGTTATCTCTAAACTAGAAGATGACGATTTATTTTTTGATGGTTTATTTTTTGATGGTTTATTTTTTGATGGTTTATTTTTTGATGGTTTTTGTTCAGATGGTTTGGTTGTTGTTGTTTTTATTTGGGATGGCACTTTGTTTGGTTTTTTAAAATATTGATATAAAAGAAAACTGCAAACACTCAAAAAGCAGCAATAAATAAAAATAGTTAATATTTTTTTACATTTTGATTCATATTATTTTATTCCTTGCTTCCTTTTGAAAATTGTTTTCTTTTTTAAAAAATATTTTATCCCTTACTTTTATTTTGCTTGTTTTTTTTGCAAGAAAAATACTAAGTAATTATAATTTTATTAAGTAAATTTATTTATATAAATATTAATAGTAATAAAAAATGGTATAATTATCATAAAGATTATAAATTATCTTTTTATTTTTATTATAATTATATTTATAAAAAACAAAATAGGAGCAAATATGAAGTTTAAATTAAATTTTAAAGTAAAATATATTAAATCCAAAATAACTCCTTTTAATATTTTAATATTGTGTTTATTTGTAGTGATTATTTTTTTAGGAGTTTCATATTTTAAATTTACACAACAAAATAAAAGAGATACAGAACAAGAATCAGATCAAAAAGTAAATTTATTATTAGATGAAAAAAAATTAGCGATTTAGAAAAATATTTAGAAAAAGAACAATTAAAAAAATTAGATTTTAGTAGAGATGAATTATTAAAAAGTGGTCTTTTTAGCAAAGAACAATTAAAAGATTATGATGAAGAAAGGGAATAATAAAATGTCTACATTAATAATAAAGTTAAAAGAAACTAAATATATAATATATTCTTTTATTGTTTTAAATATTATTTTATTTTTAGGTGGGTTTTTGTTAATTGTAAAAACATATAAAATTAAACAATTTAAAGATAAAGAAGTAGAAATAAAAGTAAAATAAAAAATAAGAAAAAAAGTAGGATATACTTTAAAACATTTAATTGAAAAAGGTCTTTCTTATAAACAAATTTTAGAACAATTAAAAACATTGTTTGGTGCTTTTGATCTTAAATATATTAAAAATAATGAAGGAAAACAAATATACACTATAAGTTATTTAAGACAAAAAGGGGATTATGAAGACAAAGAATTGGTAAAAGAAGGTTTTAATGTAGAAGATTTTAAAGAAATTGGTTACCAACTTCCTCAATTAATAGAAATTTTTAGTTTAAAAAAATTAAATAAATCAGGTTATAGTTTGGAAGAAATAAAAAATTTAGATCCTCAAACAGAAAGTTTTTTTTATTTAAAACAATTTAGTGCAAGAGATTTAAAAGATAAAGTTGGTTTTACTTTGCAAGAAATGCAATTATATAATTATAATCTGAAAGATTTTGCCAAAGGTGGCATTAGCATACAAGAAATAAAAGAAACACCAATATATATAAATCCTCCTAAATTAAAATAAACAGGTTTTACTTTTCAACAAATTAAAGAAGCGGGATATACACTTGATGATTTAGGATACAAATATGAAACACCAAATCCATTGCAAAATGAAACATTTATTCCTTTTCAAGAATTAAAAGATGCAGGTTATGATGCAAAAGATTTTAAAAATGCTAAATATCCAGCACAATATTTGAAAAATAATGGTTTTTCTTTGAAAGAATTAATGAATGCTGAATATAGATCATTTGATTTGAAAATAGCTGGATATATATTAGAAGAAATTAAAGAGTGTTTGACAAACCATCCAAATTCTTATTATAATATACAAAATATAGAACAAAATTATTATACTGAAAATGTTCATAATTAGATTTTAATTATATAATCCGTACTATCTTGTTTTTTATCATGTTATAATGGTGGTAATAAATAATTTTGGTTTTTCCAAAACCAAAACTTTAATTCTTTTACCTGTGTATTTTATTAGAAACTAATCATTATAACTTTTTTTGTAAAAAAGTGCTCAGCAATTCTAAATTTATTTCTATTTTGGTTATTATAGGTAATTTATTGACAAAAAAAGATTATCTTAATTGATATTCTTTTTTAATATTATTCATTTTTTTACCAACTAAAAAGAAAGTAGTTTCTACTAAAATAATTGCAATTATTCCATCCATTATATAATGTTGTTTTAAAACAAAAGTAGAAATAAAAACTAAAATAGCATAAAATAATTGTCCATAATTTAATATTTTAGGGATTTTCTTTTTATTTTTTTGGCGAAAACCAATATAACATAACCAACTTAAACTAACATGAAAACTTGGTAAATTATTAAGATGAAGATAATCATATTTATATAAATTTTGAATTAAAAAATCTACAAAACTTTTTTTTTCCTTAAATAAAAACTTATCCAACATTTGAACTGGGAAAACAAAAAATAAAATAAAACTAATAGCTAAAATTATAAAATAAGAAATGAATAATTGAAATATTATTTTTTTATCTAAATGTTTATATATCAAATAAGGAGCAATTAAAAACCACCACCAGCAGCTTATGATATAAATATAAATAAAATATTTAGAAAATTCCCAACTAGGGAATCCACTGCTTCCATTAATATTTAAATTTAATATTTTTACCCAATAATTATTAGTTTCTTCATTACCATATTCTTTAATTAGAATAATTGTTTTAAAAAAACCATTTTTATTCTTTTCAATTATATATAAAGAACCAAACCAAGTTATGTGTTGAATTAAAACAATAAATAAAAACCATAATATATATTTTTTAAGATATTTATTTTTACTATTTGTTTCTTTTTTTTCTAAATTGTTTCTTTGTAAAGTTTGTTTTTCCATTTTTAATAATTTAAACTCCTGTTATTTTTGTTATTTATAATATTGGATTTTATAATGATAATTTATTAAGAATTAAAAAAACGATATAAAAAAATAATAAAAATAAATTATTTTATAAAATTAAAGAAAACAAAAAAAGAAAGAACCAAAATACTTAAAAAATAAAACCACCTTTTATATTTTTTGATAACTACAATATCATTATTTTTGATGATTTTATTTTTTAAAATAATTGTATAGAAACTAATTATTAATATCATTATAGAAGTTAGAAAAGCATAAAACAATAACATAAACTCGTTAATTTCATATTTTGTTATTTCTCTCGAATAAGGATTTAACTTTTCATTATCAATTTTTATAAGTATAAACATTATTAAAAAATAAATCAAAGGATATATTATTCCTACATAATTTTTTTTTAATTTTATTATGCTTTTGTTTCGGAAAAAATAATAAAATATAAACATCAAAGATAAAATTTTGTGTTCAAAAAAATAATTAATTTTCAAAGTACCTGTTTTTGTTTCAATTAAACAAAAAAACATCACTATTAAACAATTAATCAAACAAACAAAACTTAAATAAAGGTAATATTTTGATTTTTTAAATTTATTATTTAAAGATAAGAGTAAAAAGATATTCACTGATAATGTGTTTTGTCTTGTGAATAAACCTAAAGTAAAAAAATTTCTTTTATTTTTATCATATGAAATTGTATCAATAGCCAAAAGAGAAGTGATAAAAGAAATAATTAAAGGCACATAAACTAAAAACTTTTTTGAAAAAACATTTTTTGCTTTTCTGTTTGTATTTGTATCTAAATTATTTTTATACATAAACATAAAAAATCCTTTATAATATTGTTTTTTAATTTTTAGATAAATAATATTTGATTAATTTAGAAAAACTTTTACTTATATTTTTTAATCCTTTTTTATTTTTAATAATTTTTTTATTTCTTGTTAGTATAATGTTGTTTTTAAAAAATTATTTAAAAGTATAACAGTAATATTATAACATTTTTATATTTTTGAAAGTTTCTTTTTTTAAAATATGATTTTTATTGACTCTAACTATTTTATTTATTTAGTCAAATTAATATTTATTTTTTTTGCTTACTTTATTTTACTAAGTAATAATTTATCCTTATTTTGCTTTTGAACCTTATTTTTGCAATATTTTTTGTGGTATAATAAACTTGTATTTACAATTTTAATTTATTATGTAGTTCAAAATAAGTTAATAAAAAACTAATAAAAACAAATTTACAATAGATATTAAAAATTCAAAAAAACAAAACAATTTAAAAAAACACCTTAAACAAATACATTCTATCAAACATTTAGTAATTTAAAAAATTTAATAATATCAAAGAAATCCTAAATATAAATAAATGCAGACAAACGGAAAATAAAAATGATTACTGAAATAACTAACATAAAAGAAGCTATTTTGTGGATTGAAAAAAGAGAAAATTTAGGCATGCGTTTAGGACTTTTGCGTGTTTTGGCTTTGTTAAAATTATTACATCATCCTGAAAAAAAATTAGCTATGATTCATATTGCAGGTACTAACGGCAAAGGTTCAACTGTTAATTATTTAAGTTCTTTATTGCAACAAAGTTGTTCCAAAGTAGGAACTTTTATTTCTCCTCATATTCAAAATTACAAAGAAAGAATTAAAATTAATGGCGAGACTATTTCTTGTAATGATTTAATAATTTGGGTTCGTAAAATTAAAAAGTTAGTAGACCAAGCAAGTCCCAATTCTGCTTTATTTAGCATTACTCCGTTTGAAATTATCACCGCTATTGCTTTTGATTATTTTTATCATAAAAAAGTTGATGTTTGTGTAATTGAAGTAGGTTTGGGAGGTCTTTTAGACAGTACTAATGTTATTTATCCCATCCTAACTGGAATTACTACCATTGGCAAAGATCACGAACATATTTTAGGAAAAACTCTTAAAGAAATTGCTTTTCAAAAAGCAGGAATTATTAAACCCAAAATTCCCTTAGTTACAGGAAATATTTCTCCAAAAGCTTTGTTAGTTATTGAACAACAAGCCATCAAAAACAAAACTCCCATTTATAAATTCAAAAAAGATTACAACATAACTTATTTAGGAATGCAAACTTGGCAAGAATGTTTTAATTTTAAAACAAAACAAATCACAATAAAAGCCATCAAAACTCCTTTAATAGGAAAATATCAACCTGAAAATGCTGCAATGGCAATCAAACTTTATTATTTATTTTGTCAGCTGAAAAAATTTCCTTTCTTAGAACAAAATGTTTTTACAGGCATTAGCAAAACTCAAATTCCAGCCAGAATGCAAAAACTAAATTCAAATCCTTTAATTATTTTAGATGGTGCTCACAATGTGCATGCCATAAGAAAATTAGTCCAAACAACAATCAAACAATTTAGTAACTACCGCATTTCTATTTTATTTTCTGCTTTGGAAAACAAAAATGTAGTTTCTATGTTGTGCCAATTATTAAAAATTCCCAAAGCCCACATTTATTTAACAACTTTTAATCATCCAAATAGTATTGAATTAGTACAAAAATATTTGTTTATTGCTCCACAAAGAATTACAAAAGTTTTTGATTGGCAAGACAAATTGAAGGATTTTTTACAACAAAACCAAACTCAAAATTGTAAAGATTTATTGTTAATTATAGGCTCTCTATATTTTGCCTCAGAAGTAATTCATTTTTTTGATATTTAAATATTTTTAATATTTTAAAAACATCAAATTTAATTTACACAACTTTAAAAAACTTAAAGAGGAATCAAAAATGAAAATAGGTTTTTTTACTGATACATACTTACCAATTATTGGAGGTATTCCTATCTCTGTTAAATCTCATAAAGATAGTTTAGAAAAATTAGGACATAAAGTTTATATAATTACTCCTCAAGGACCTAAGAATTATGAAGAAAAAGATGCTTCAATAATAAGAATTAAAGGAATACCAATACCTTTTAAAGGTATTGAAGGTCATCGTGTCGTATTGAGGTTCAAAAAATATTTATCTCTTGTAAAAGATCTTAATTTAGATATTATCCATATTCATACTGAATTTCCTATGGGTAAATTAGGTATTTATGCTTCTCAAAAATTAAATATACCATCCGTTTATACTATGAACACCATGCACGAATATTTTTTTAATAAAAGCAAAAATATTGGAATAAAAATATTTAAATTATTTTTTATATTAGCTAATAGAAAAGCTTTAAAAAAATTTATTTCCAAAACACATTCTACAATTGTTCCTACTCATAAAATTTTAACTTTATTAGAAAAAGATTACAATATCAAAGGAAAATATAATGTTGTTCCTACAGGAATCAATTTAGAACAATTTTATTCCCAAAACCACTCTTTAGAAGAAATTCAAGCTTTAAAAGTTAAATTTAATTTAGTAAATGATTTTGTTTGTCTTTATGTAGGTAGGTTGTCACCTGAAAAAGACATTTCTTATTTGATTAGTGCTTTTGCTTCTTTTTGTCAAAATCATCCTCAAAGTAAATTTGTGATTGTTGGCGATGGTCCTGAAAAAAAAGCTCTCCAAAAACAAGTAAAACAATTACAAATCGAAAATAATGTTTTGTTTTTGGGATTTGTTCCTTATGATAATTTAGTAATTTATTATCAATTGGGAAATTGTTTTTTGAGTGCTTCTTTATTTGAGACTCAAGGTTTAACTTTTGTAGAAGCGATGGCATCTTCTTTGGTTTTGTTAGCTAGACACGATCAAGCATTAGATGGTTTAATTGATAATGGAAATAATGGTTTTTTTTATCATCAAAAAGAAGAATTAATCAATTATTTAAGTCTTTTATACAATGATAATAAAAAAACTAAAACAATGTCTATGAATGCCAAAAACTCAATACTTAATTATGATCAAACAAGTTTTGCTTCTAAAATGATCCAAATTTATAAAGAAGCGATAAAAACTAATAAAGAAAACAATAACCAAAACAATAACCATAATTAATTATTTTTACCCTTTTTATTATTTTTCCTTATTCCCTAATTATTTCAACTTTTTAGTTATTAAAAAATATAAATTTATTTTTTATTTTTGTTGCTATTACTATTACAATTTG contains these protein-coding regions:
- a CDS encoding glycosyltransferase, which gives rise to MKIGFFTDTYLPIIGGIPISVKSHKDSLEKLGHKVYIITPQGPKNYEEKDASIIRIKGIPIPFKGIEGHRVVLRFKKYLSLVKDLNLDIIHIHTEFPMGKLGIYASQKLNIPSVYTMNTMHEYFFNKSKNIGIKIFKLFFILANRKALKKFISKTHSTIVPTHKILTLLEKDYNIKGKYNVVPTGINLEQFYSQNHSLEEIQALKVKFNLVNDFVCLYVGRLSPEKDISYLISAFASFCQNHPQSKFVIVGDGPEKKALQKQVKQLQIENNVLFLGFVPYDNLVIYYQLGNCFLSASLFETQGLTFVEAMASSLVLLARHDQALDGLIDNGNNGFFYHQKEELINYLSLLYNDNKKTKTMSMNAKNSILNYDQTSFASKMIQIYKEAIKTNKENNNQNNNHN
- a CDS encoding phosphatase PAP2 family protein, giving the protein MEKQTLQRNNLEKKETNSKNKYLKKYILWFLFIVLIQHITWFGSLYIIEKNKNGFFKTIILIKEYGNEETNNYWVKILNLNINGSSGFPSWEFSKYFIYIYIISCWWWFLIAPYLIYKHLDKKIIFQLFISYFIILAISFILFFVFPVQMLDKFLFKEKKSFVDFLIQNLYKYDYLHLNNLPSFHVSLSWLCYIGFRQKNKKKIPKILNYGQLFYAILVFISTFVLKQHYIMDGIIAIILVETTFFLVGKKMNNIKKEYQLR
- a CDS encoding bifunctional folylpolyglutamate synthase/dihydrofolate synthase: MITEITNIKEAILWIEKRENLGMRLGLLRVLALLKLLHHPEKKLAMIHIAGTNGKGSTVNYLSSLLQQSCSKVGTFISPHIQNYKERIKINGETISCNDLIIWVRKIKKLVDQASPNSALFSITPFEIITAIAFDYFYHKKVDVCVIEVGLGGLLDSTNVIYPILTGITTIGKDHEHILGKTLKEIAFQKAGIIKPKIPLVTGNISPKALLVIEQQAIKNKTPIYKFKKDYNITYLGMQTWQECFNFKTKQITIKAIKTPLIGKYQPENAAMAIKLYYLFCQLKKFPFLEQNVFTGISKTQIPARMQKLNSNPLIILDGAHNVHAIRKLVQTTIKQFSNYRISILFSALENKNVVSMLCQLLKIPKAHIYLTTFNHPNSIELVQKYLFIAPQRITKVFDWQDKLKDFLQQNQTQNCKDLLLIIGSLYFASEVIHFFDI
- the dnaN gene encoding DNA polymerase III subunit beta, with translation MYLEINKDIFLEQLLKIQKILPQKTFFPIFNALKIQTQENNLILEANNGNIAIKIEIKDESLKIKKQGKIACLGRYFIEIIKKISDSLIKITVMENNFLVIKTSFCEYKLKLMDVCDFLELDFSFQKLDSFQIETHFLKNMIKEINISTSKNEKRPILMGLNLIYQNNLLKACATDSFRMSQKKINLDIEYHNFNIVIPNKSLEELSKILEHCQSKYLKIYSDTQKIFLEIDNLWFQTSLLEGNYPQIQEIKLTNFPFSIHLNKDDLMKALERVSLLFSKEQISTNVIKFILTKQNSIEISSSSESLGTALEKIIPLKVSANSFQIAFNAKYLEDVLKVLSVKEVVFYFDNPLKPFIITTLEKDSSIHLILPIPFEND